Genomic window (Ictalurus punctatus breed USDA103 chromosome 16, Coco_2.0, whole genome shotgun sequence):
CTCACCACTGACTCACTACTGACTCACACAGGTATATTGGAGTGGAGAGAACTAGCACAAGCATGGCTGTCTGTCTGACTTTTCTCCCACTTAATTCCTTTTCAGGCAAAAATCATCAAACacagatgatgatgaaaatTAGAAGGGTCCAACATGCAAACACCCCACCACCCATGCTAGTTTAATTTGTTAGCACTGTTAGAATTAGGAAATAAATTGCTTTTCAGAATACTGTTTTCTTGCCTACTCAAAGTTTTGCTCATATTCTCAGAGGAAGTATGCGAGCTAAGACTTCCTGGACCCTTTCTCAGGGGCAATGATTGGGGACTTTGAAAGTTCTGGGGCCTCAAGGGTTTTTTCTCAACTGAGTATGTGTCTTCTGAGTTCAAGTCCTTCACAAGGATTCGATAGTTTTGTCCACCATTGCTGTCCCACAGAAGCATGTTGCCAGATCCAGGCCGGAAGGACACGCAGAACTCCAGATGATCCTGAAAATTAGGGCAGGAAGGGACTGGAATGTTAAAGACAAACAGCTCTGTCTCAGAGCGTCCATTCTTCTGATGGATAGGGGTACATGGAACATCCTGGTGGCTCTTCCATGAGTCATACGTGATGCGAACATGCACAGCTTTCTTGGGACTTATATTGCAGACCCTCACCTTTCCGAACAA
Coding sequences:
- the LOC108276525 gene encoding protein phosphatase 1 regulatory subunit 3C; amino-acid sequence: MNAAKVMPVDLAMHMSMNRRPPVRELLRMSTLRSHHALTRPSTCDSLQSRAARASQIPASPVSAVSCMNPCGTLKKKKRVVFADAKGLALTAVRIFNSDPPVSYEELLSPPAKIKTDLSVQSKKPHLRLGFNQPSADLPSFFESLAKSLVRLESCSLIYRSLFGKVRVCNISPKKAVHVRITYDSWKSHQDVPCTPIHQKNGRSETELFVFNIPVPSCPNFQDHLEFCVSFRPGSGNMLLWDSNGGQNYRILVKDLNSEDTYSVEKKPLRPQNFQSPQSLPLRKGPGSLSSHTSSENMSKTLSRQENSILKSNLFPNSNSANKLN